The Lycium barbarum isolate Lr01 chromosome 12, ASM1917538v2, whole genome shotgun sequence genome includes a region encoding these proteins:
- the LOC132624633 gene encoding PKS-NRPS hybrid synthetase cheA-like, with translation MTVEETQTQPCNKTKTLKRKRIQNDTQILTPSASIDQIEAGILFKDKDTVKKCMNNIAITRHQQYKVEKSCTQRYYIRCVDPTCIWRFHSSKFRGSELFKVVNFEKRHSCSINFITSDMRNATSKVIAEYITDLVRHTLQEITPKFVIEEMRSRYGLHIGYHKAWRSLQHAYNVIRGSPENNYTLLPQYLHMMKLRNPGTVANIKWTADNKFKYAFFAYGASIEGWKHCRPVMMVDATFLKSKYRGVLMIAVAKDGNNSIFPLAFGIADSENNESYRWFFRHVKKVFGTRKDLSILSDRHSSIATGIKELYPDTQHGICIYHIEKNLQKYFPSEAIL, from the coding sequence ATGACAGTTGAAGAGACACAAACACAGCCATGCAACAAAACAAAGACACTAAAAAGGAAGAggatacaaaatgatacacaaattttgacaCCTAGTGCATCGATTGATCAAATAGAAGCTGGCATTTTATTCAAAGACAAAGATACAGTGAAAAAGTGCATGAATAACATTGCAATTACTCGTCATCAACAGTACAAGGTAGAAAAGTCATGCACGCAACGGTATTACATCAGATGTGTTGATCCAACCTGCATTTGGCGTTTCCACAGTTCAAAGTTCAGAGGATCAGAACTTTTCAAAGTAGTTAACTTCGAAAAGAGACATAGTTGTTCAATAAATTTCATCACCTCTGACATGAGGAATGCAACTTCAAAAGTCATAGCGGAATACATTACAGACCTAGTACGCCATACACTACAAGAGATAACACCCAAATTTGTCATTGAAGAAATGAGAAGCAGATATGGCTTGCACATTGGTTACCACAAAGCATGGCGTTCCCTCCAACACGCTTATAATGTCATAAGAGGAAGCCCAGAAAATAACTACACACTtctaccgcaatatcttcacatgATGAAATTAAGAAATCCTGGAACAGTTGCTAACATCAAATGGACCGCTGACAATAAGTTTAAATATGCTTTTTTCGCGTATGGAGCATCAATTGAGGGTTGGAAACACTGCAGACCAGTAATGATGGTGGATGCAACCTTCTTGAAATCAAAATACCGCGGTGTGCTCATGATAGCAGTAGCAAAAGATGGAAACAACAGCATATTTCCTCTCGCATTTGGTATTGCTGACTCTGAGAATAATGAATCCTACAGGTGGTTCTTCAGACACGTGAAAAAGGTGTTTGGCACACGCAAAGACCTATCAATTCTTTCCGATCGCCACTCGTCAATTGCAACTGGAATCAAAGAACTGTATCCAGATACCCAGCATGGAATATGCATCTACCACATAGAGAAGAACTTGCAGAAATATTTCCCATCCGAAGCGATCCTATAA